The genomic region GTTGATTTCGGACCGAATGTCTATGTCTTCGACCCTTCGATGTCGAAGCAGGTGATCCAAAGGAAGCTGGACGATATCATCGCCGTGACCGAGGCCAATCACTTCAAGCACGAGAAGCGTTTCGGTCTTTTGTTCAAGCCGGGCAAATACGAGGTCGACGCCCATATCGGTTTCTACACTTCGATTGCGGGCTTGGGCGCGCTTCCGGGGGAGGTCCAAATCGATGGCTATGTCCGTGTCGAAGCGGATTGGCATCCGGGGAAGAACGCCTTGGTCAATTTCTGGCGCAGTGCGGAAAATTTCACGGTGACCCCGCCGGATGGAACGAATCGCTGGGCCGTCTCGCAGGCGGCACCGATGCGGCGTGTTCATGTCAAAGGCAACCTGCAACTCGACCCGCGTGAACACGGTTTCGCGAGCGGCGGTTACCTGGCAAACTGCAAGGTCGACGGGCAGGCATCGACGGGTTCGCAGCAGCAATACATGTTGCGAAACAACAGTGTGGGCAGTTGGGCCGGTGCCGTCTGGAATAATGTATTTGTCGGTGTCGAGGGCGCTCCGCCGACGAGTTTTCCCAAGCCGCCCATCACGACCGTGCAGCGGGCCCCTGTGATTCGTGAAAAGCCCTTTCTCTACTACAATGCCGAAACCGGCTACCGGGTGGCGGTTCCGGGTGTGCGGAAATATGCGCGCGGCACCAGCTGGGCGAACGGCATGCCCACGGGCACATCGATTTCCCTCAGCGAGTTCTTTATCGCCAAGCCCGGAGTTACCGCTGCCGAGATCAACGCCGCGCTGGATGCCGGCAAGCATTTGCTGGTGACACCCGGTGTCTATCCGATCGATGAAACCATTCGCGTGACGCACCCGAATACCGTGGTGCTCGGCTTCGGTCTGGCGACTTTCGTCCCGCAGCATGGAGTGATCGGGATGCATGTGGCCGACGAGGAAGGGATCAAGATCGCCGGCTTGCTTTTTGATGCGGGGCCGGAGAAGTCTCCCGTGCTCTTGGAAGTCGGGGAGGCGGGGGCCCACAAGGACCTTTCGCACAATCCGATTTCCCTACACGATATCTTTGCACGGATCGGTGGGATGCATGTCGGCCATGCGACGACCGCAGTCCTGGTGAACTGCAACGACGTGATCGTCGATCACTTCTGGTTGTGGCGTGCCGATCATGGGGCCGGCGCCCGGGAAAACGCCACCGACCCGACCGGCTGGGATGACCCCAAAGCGGATTACGGACTGATTGTGAGGGGAAAGAACCTGACTGCTTACGGGCTCATGGTGGAGCACTTCCAGAAACATGATGTGCTCTGGGAAGCGGACGGGGGCAGAACATACATGTTTCAATGTGAGATGGCCTATGATGCCCCGAACCAGGAGAGCTGGATGGACGGCGAAACTCGCGGCTACGCCGCCTACAAGGTGGCCGACCCGGTGAACACGCACGAAGGCTGGGGCTTGGGAGTCTATGCCATCTTTCTGAATGACCCAACGCTAGTTGCCGAGCGCGGCTTTGAAGTGCCGGACAAACCCGGCATCCGTTTCCATAGCCTGTTGACGGTACCACTCGCCGGCCGGGGCACCATCCTGCACATCATCAACGATACGGGGGCCGCCGCCCGGGGTCCCGATACGGTTCCCCAGTTCCTGGAGCAATACCCCTGATCCAGACTACAGGCCCTGTTCCGATCGGATGCTCTGTGGTTTTCACTTGGTGCCCGCGAAACGAAACCATACTTTTGGTTAGATGACAGGGCTGCTCGTCCACTATAGAATATTACTGTTCTCAAGATATACCCCATATGAAACGAGACTATTATGACTGTGATTCGGCGAAAGGAGTGACTCCTTCTGCTTCGTCCGGGTTCGCACTCATCCTAGCCCTGAGCCTGATGGCTCTGGTGCTGTTGTTGATTCTTTCGCTCAGCAGTCTGGTTCAGGTCGAAACCCAAGTTGTTCATAACCAGAAATACCTGACCGAGGCGCAGCAAAATGCCATCCTTGGGCTGAGTCTTGCGATCGGTGAGCTGCAGACGACGCTCGGTCCGGACCAGCGCATTTCTGCCAGTTCGGATATTCTTTCGGGGAGCGATGCCACGAAGCGCCACTTGACCGGGGTCTGGGTCAGCGATCCCGATGGAACGAGTGTCGCGGGCCAATCGTATGCGGAAGGGGATTTGATCCGTTGGTTGGTCTCGGACGGCGTGGATGCGAGCGGCCGGCCGGTTTCCGGTTATCATACATCTGCCGTAGCGGCGGATGCCGTAACGCTTGTGGGCGAGGGGAGTGTCTCCGATGTGGAAGAGGATGGCTTGGAAAACGATTCCGTTCAAGTTGGCTTGAGCGCGATCGAGGACAGCTCAAAAAGCGGGCGTTACGCCTGGTGGATCGGTGATGAAGGCGTCAAAGCCACGATCAGTCTCAGCCAGACCAGCTATGGAGACAGTCCGAACGCCGATCAAGCGAAGCACCAATCCATCCTGAACCACCTGAGCAACCACAAAGGGGAAGTCGCTGTGATCGACCAGCTTTCCTCCAAGGTCACGACTTCGGTGGATATGAGCAACTTCGTCTCCGCCTCGGACCTGGTCAATGCCTACCAGAATGTGGACGAAGACGACGCCAAGGCCGAATTTCATGATCTGACCGCATGGTCGAAAGGTGTGCTGGCCGATGCCCGGAACGGCGGATTGAAAAAGGATCTTTCCCTCCTGTTTGAGTTGCCGGATTCCGAATTCGACCTTTCCGCCTATGGTGCGGCAGGACCGAACCGTATCAGTGTCTTTGGATACGGGAACACCAGCCTCTGGTCGGAGCCCTTGTTTGTCGCCGGGGACGCCGCGGGCCCGTCCTGGAATTTATTACGTGATTACTACCGATTCTACCATCGGATGGAAAAGCCGATGACGGATCCCACCCTACAGGGGCAGGATCATT from Coraliomargarita parva harbors:
- a CDS encoding coagulation factor 5/8 type domain-containing protein, which encodes MSRLPCLKARYCASSLLCLLLFSAAPTISPAQTVSDEPAAVHEVDFGPNVYVFDPSMSKQVIQRKLDDIIAVTEANHFKHEKRFGLLFKPGKYEVDAHIGFYTSIAGLGALPGEVQIDGYVRVEADWHPGKNALVNFWRSAENFTVTPPDGTNRWAVSQAAPMRRVHVKGNLQLDPREHGFASGGYLANCKVDGQASTGSQQQYMLRNNSVGSWAGAVWNNVFVGVEGAPPTSFPKPPITTVQRAPVIREKPFLYYNAETGYRVAVPGVRKYARGTSWANGMPTGTSISLSEFFIAKPGVTAAEINAALDAGKHLLVTPGVYPIDETIRVTHPNTVVLGFGLATFVPQHGVIGMHVADEEGIKIAGLLFDAGPEKSPVLLEVGEAGAHKDLSHNPISLHDIFARIGGMHVGHATTAVLVNCNDVIVDHFWLWRADHGAGARENATDPTGWDDPKADYGLIVRGKNLTAYGLMVEHFQKHDVLWEADGGRTYMFQCEMAYDAPNQESWMDGETRGYAAYKVADPVNTHEGWGLGVYAIFLNDPTLVAERGFEVPDKPGIRFHSLLTVPLAGRGTILHIINDTGAAARGPDTVPQFLEQYP